The DNA window CTTTATGATCTGAAAGACTATTAACCAACATAGCATCATCAGTAATGCTTATTAAAGCACTTTTATTAGCTTGAAATTTATCATATACATCTTTAATGACATTAGTTTTAAATCCTTGAGGAGTTTGAGCTAAAAAAGTTGTATCTCTATTTAATGTAGAACAAATATAACCATTCTCATCCATTAGATGAATAGTATCTTTAGCCTTGATAGCTAAACAAGCAGCATTATACTTTTTAGTGCCAGCAATAATATCATTAATTTGTTTTTCACTAATAAAACAACGAGCACCATCATGAATAAGCACATACTCATTAGAAACATTAACTAAACCATTGTAAACACTATCATATCTTTCATTTCCACCATAAACAAATTTTAAAGAATAATCAGCTAAGATAGTTTTGATTTGTTGTTCATCATCCTTGTTGATAACAACAATAATTTCATTAATATCATGATGATTATAAAAAGCCTTAATACATTTTTCAATAACAGTTAAACCATCAATTTTATAAAACATCTTGTTATATCCTAAATTCATTCGACTACCTTGTCCAGCAGCCAGTATTATTAAACTTATCATAATTTCACCTATCTTTTTGAATGTTGTAGTTTTAAATCAGAAATAACACTTTTTCTAATACTACGTTTTTTTATATTTATACCTAAAATATAATTCCCCTTTTTTTCAATAAAATCAGGGCTAAACTTTTGAATATTGTCCATACTTTCATAATGCCTAATTAATGAGTTTAATTGATTTGCAGCAACTAAATGATTCTTACCTTTTTTACCATTTATAATAGTACTATTATTATAAACAACAATTTCAATATATCTGTTTTTATCTATTTCCATAAAACGATTAAGGATATGTTTTTTAAGTTCTAACTCATAAAAAGGATTCATAAAACTAAAGGACTGTTTATTTTTTTTAATATATTGCCAATCATCTAAAGGGTCAATCAATAAATTACCATTGTGATTTTTAATTTCAATTAAATAAACAAACTTATCACCAAAAACAATCGCATCATAATAAGCATAACTCTCTTTATTTATTGGTAAAATGATTTCGTTGATATAAGGGTAATCATATTTTTTATATAAATTTTTTAAACGTCTAAAAATACTAGCTTCATGAAATATTCCAACAACATTGTGCTTGATTATTATTATTAGAAAAATAACTAATAAAGCAACTAAAACATAAAAAGCTAATAGTAAGTAATAATTATTTAAGAAAATTCCAACTATTTTGTTCATCTAATCACCTTTATTTATATTTTAACATAAAAATACAAATAAAAAAGGTATAATTATTTGTATATTATGATAGAATAGTATTATCTAAAAGGAGTGGGAAAGTGAAAATAAAATTAGTTATTGATTTCTTAGCAGAAGAGAGTTATGAGTTAATAAAATATTTAATGGAATATCAAAAAAACAATGAGATAGATTTAGAACTTCATGGATATGATTTAAATGAAAAAAATGAGATTAATAAAGCATATTATGGTTTATACTTTGCTAGTAAGTATGGAGTAGCTTTAGCGTATGTAAATGAAATACTAAAAGCAAAATTTGAAGATATGCAAGATATTGGTAGTTTAGATGTTCTAGCTAATGCATATGAAAGAATTGGCTTTGATCGCAATGATT is part of the Bacilli bacterium PM5-9 genome and encodes:
- a CDS encoding 2-C-methyl-D-erythritol 4-phosphate cytidylyltransferase (product_source=KO:K00991; cath_funfam=3.90.550.10; cog=COG1211; ko=KO:K00991; pfam=PF01128; superfamily=53448; tigrfam=TIGR00453), translating into MISLIILAAGQGSRMNLGYNKMFYKIDGLTVIEKCIKAFYNHHDINEIIVVINKDDEQQIKTILADYSLKFVYGGNERYDSVYNGLVNVSNEYVLIHDGARCFISEKQINDIIAGTKKYNAACLAIKAKDTIHLMDENGYICSTLNRDTTFLAQTPQGFKTNVIKDVYDKFQANKSALISITDDAMLVNSLSDHKVKIIESDYSNIKVTTIEDVRHD
- a CDS encoding hypothetical protein (product_source=Hypo-rule applied; pfam=PF08378; superfamily=52980; transmembrane_helix_parts=Inside_1_11,TMhelix_12_33,Outside_34_224), producing the protein MNKIVGIFLNNYYLLLAFYVLVALLVIFLIIIIKHNVVGIFHEASIFRRLKNLYKKYDYPYINEIILPINKESYAYYDAIVFGDKFVYLIEIKNHNGNLLIDPLDDWQYIKKNKQSFSFMNPFYELELKKHILNRFMEIDKNRYIEIVVYNNSTIINGKKGKNHLVAANQLNSLIRHYESMDNIQKFSPDFIEKKGNYILGINIKKRSIRKSVISDLKLQHSKR
- a CDS encoding putative DsbA family dithiol-disulfide isomerase (product_source=COG2761; cath_funfam=3.40.30.10; cog=COG2761; pfam=PF01323; superfamily=52833), encoding MKIKLVIDFLAEESYELIKYLMEYQKNNEIDLELHGYDLNEKNEINKAYYGLYFASKYGVALAYVNEILKAKFEDMQDIGSLDVLANAYERIGFDRNDFIDAIMDGDYVEMFQYRQASLKKEETQNECFAYIYDTDKKIVIGKDDIIKEIENNK